The genomic stretch TCAGAAGAAAACATGACAAAGGTCACCTGTTTTCTGAACatgtaatgtaatttttcgtaaatttattaattgcACAATTTTAATTGTTGGAGTAAtacgaaatagaaaatacacAATTcagtatgtaggtatgtacatacatgtttaAAATTTCCTCGATCTGCTGAAAGGATCTGAGATTAACTAAATCTGAGGAAAGTTGTGATTGGTCAAGTTAGGAACTACCTTggagataaataaaatgtttggAAATTTGACAATTGGTATGAAAACTTCATAATTTCTTATTCCCGACTGACTAACTGTAGGATCTAATTCACGCATAAACTCTTTTGTAACAATGatgtatatttttcataataaacgatttgaaaaattctatgaCTTTTACTATAATCATAACTTGTCATTCAAATTCTACGATTCAAATGTGACAGTTCACAGCTCACAcaactgtgtgtgtgtgaatatTCGCCGTATGGATGAGTCTGATACTAAAAATATTACTTGTTTACTTGTTTGAACAGAGTACTGTGGCAATCTAGTTTAACCTATTTACGTATTTGTTTATTCCCCACTGAAGAGCAACAGTACCATATTTCTATGTCAACCACGATTTTAAAATCCGGAACTTGAAAAACTGGTAAAGATGTTTTAGGTTATGTTTGACCTActgtgaaaattattccattttagcgtatttcaatttttatacggCCATTTGATGCACTACTAAcaccaattttcaaaacaggTATCGCTCTAATCTGAAGTAGCAATCGAATAGGATGTCGGTAGCTCGGAGTAAAGTTTTACTCTGTAAAGCCAAGGCGCAAGGAGAATCAGCGGAAGGGGAGAAAAGCTATGCAACGGTTCTCGAATCAGCAGGATTTTCATGCACGCAACTATCCGTTTTACGATTCGAATTTAGCAATCTTGAGGAGCTGCGGGTTCTCCTTGTTCAAAATTTGCACTCAGGTACAAAAAAGTTCCATCGAAGCTGGTATTGAAtaacttctatttttttaaattgaattatgaCGTAACATTGCTGCTTTAAAAGCATGAAAATCAACTTAATAATTTACTTGCCTGTTAATTAAgacagtttcaatttttttaattgaccaGGTTTGATTCTCACGAGTCCTCGCAGCGCAGAAGCTGTGAAACTTTCTCTCGAACAGGGAGAAGCGGGGTCAGAGTCGATCTTTagtaatatttggaaaaatctgCCCATCTACTGCGTAGGTGCAGCGACTGAACAAGTGGCTAGAAACATTCTCGGCTTACAAAGTTGTTGTGGTTCTGAAACCGGTAATGCCGAAGAGCTGGCCAAGTTCATAATAAACGAAATGCAATCTGCAAGGAATAATGCTGAAGTGAGGCCACTTTTGTACCCCTGCAGTGCTATTGCAAGAGATACCATTACGACTACACTCGAAGCTGCTCGTATACCTTTGCAGAAATTAACTGTCTACAAAACTCTACCCAGCAAAACGTTAGAAACAGATTTAAGCGATATCTTTGGCCATTCGCTACCAGAGTATCTAGTTTTTTTCAGTCCCTCTGCTGTGAGGTATGTTACAAACGTTATCAAGCGAAACAGACAGGAAAAATCAAtggaagaaatcaaatttgtaGCTATTGGTCCTGTGACTGAACAAGCTCTTGTCGATGCTGGCTTAAAAGTATCCGCAACTTCTCGCCAACCTGATCCTGTTGCGTTATCAAATGCGCTTCGGAATATGTTGGTTACAAGTTGACTAGGAGAGCTGTGGTTCTAATTTTCTTGTACTTTAATGAACTACAGGAAGTTCTACAAAGaccacattttttattctgacgaACGCTCATCCACTAAAATTATCTCATGTAAATAGAATTCTCTATGATTATTGGCACGCAGAGTGGGTAATTTAATAAGttattgatttcttaaggtGTATATTggtaatataggtatatcggCAGGTTGTCTACAAGTTTATTCGAATCACAATCATCCACATATTCTAAAACAGTGCTGTAATATACAGCAAAATTCAGACGTAATAATAGTTGTGAACATGAGTTGACTTCTGATTGGTCTAGATGGTGCTTATTAACGTTTTCACGAGTCAAAAACAAGTCAGAATCGGGGTCCTGATGTACCGAAAGtcaagaaataatttatgtaagCTGATTCGCGGGCGTGAATATTGCACAAGAATTCctgtacaaaaaataaacgaagtaAAACTTCGTGCGATTAAtgatattttatcatttcaatAAAACTCAATCACACGAATCAAAGTCGTTCAAGGAGTTGTTTGCAATACAATTCTGCAACCCGTAATAATCATCCGCAtggaaagtttgatttttcagcGCTTTAAATAGTTCGAATTGACCCTGAAGAGTATCACGTGACCGTGACGACCAGTTCCATCTGTCGgatgttgtaaaaattattaggAAAATGCTCGAGAGAAGGCCTCCTGGTAATCAACTGCTGAACTAACAAACAGCTGTTTCTTGTGTGTCAAATCTGTGCGGGGGGTTAGAAACTACAATTGAAACAGGACTCGGtatatcaaataaataataaggtaagttaaataaaaatgagtatAGCAGTAGTGAAATGATGTTCCCGAGAAGTTGCGTAACGAGAGAATTTATCTTTCGTGAAATACAACATCATCCGTGACGAATAATTCGAACAATTCGAAGTCTTCCTCCGTATCATCCTTTCACaaacgaaaattatcacaTCTAAATATCTGAGCGTAAATAATATCGGCCATAATCTCCGCCTTGAATTAATTGTTGCAAACGCGTGACTCGTTTCATATATCATACTAAATATCGAAGAAACAACGCTTCCGATAGCTATTAGACAACGTGCTAACCATCTCATTGTTAGCTACCGACGCACCGCCCGCCTTTGATTGGCTGTCTCGTACCGTTTATAATTCCCAATCCGTAATCCGACCGAAACGATGATAATACTTCAAGATAAGTTATCGGCGTTAGAGAACTGTCAAGATGAATAGGCAAGAACCGTGCAGAGACGAGTATAAAGAATCGTTGATCTCATTCAATCGGTCTAACGAAACATTATACGTTTATCCCCCCCCTTCATTTCGTCCATAATCCGAACTCCAGAAACCTAGCGCGTATAGCGAAAAAATCTTCCAACGGAAAATCGGATCGTCATTTCGCCAGCAAATTCCTAAATTTGTGAATATTGGGATTTCACCGTCTTATTAATAACAGATAACGGATAATTGGCTCgacgttttaaaaatcgaATGCGTTCGTAAACGCATCTGTACGTGATTCCGAACTACCCGTACTGAGAATCTGCGGGGGTGTATTCGAAACGGATGTATGTACAGTCATCGGGGGGCGTAGCGTCGTATTCTTTATCTTACGGTGGTCGGGCGATAATTGAAGAGCGGCATCGAAGCCTCCTGACGCGACGGTGGCTGGCCTTTCCAAGTCACCGCGTACTACAGCAGCGTAGTCCGGAGGGTTGGCGCATGGGGGTTGGCGAGAGAGCCGTTCCGCTATCGATCGCTCGGTTAAAACTACCCCTACGAGGTCGGAGAGCCCGAAGGAGCCTTGCAGTGCTTAAATCCACGCGACGGAGTCAATTTCTGAACGGCATAAAGCCCCGGCGTCAGTAGTCCGTCGGTCAGGTGGTTTATCAAGACCGAAGGATAAGGGATAATAACGAGACGAAGTACCGGGCTGATCACGCGCAGATTTGCTTCTTGTCGTTCCACAATTTTTGTCAGGTAAAgattatccaatttttttgccaCATAATATGCGTTATGCCTAATACCTAATACATGTCTGTAACCCGATCAACGAGACTTGCGTAGAAGCATGCAGTCGTACGTCAAGGCATTGGCATCGGTTTCATTGACGAGTGGGTACAGCGTAAACTTGGACTTGAAATATATCTCGACTTTTAATTACGCTCCCTCTAGACTCTCGCTCGTCTGTCTTTAACCGCTCGCTCGATCTTTTGCAATGGCGTTATTCTCTCCCCGACTTCGTTTTCCTCACCGCAGAATTATTACGATTCCTCTTCTCCTCTCGGGCACAGTGCAATCGTAGTCGGTTTTTACCAACGGTTAAGGCTCGCGTCTGGATGTCGGGGTTCGGATGATGTCAGGCGAACATCATTCACTCCGACCGACACTCGAGCTAGCTATTTATATCTAATAATAAAGATTTAGATTCATTGCCGACGAGTAACCCGGCTGCGGTTCTTAGACGCCGGAACATCTCGATATCTAACATAttgatatgtacatacatacaagcaATAAAGAAGAATCCGTTTCGAGTTACGAAAAGGtgctttgagaaaatttgaaagaatgtTTTGCAACTCTGGAAGTACGGTTGTCATGCGAATTTAGAAGAATGCGCTCTCGATTCTTCCTTCATTTTCGGCCATCCACATATGGCACGATTATTATCCAGCTTCACATTCAGCCTCTGTTTTTGTCACGCGAGTGTGCTCAGTTCTCGTATATAAGCTAGACCCGCGATCATTATTTCACCAGACAATTTCTCGGAGAATGACAAGttgagtatataatataataccgaAAAAACCTGTTTCTGTTTCAGGCTTATTTGACTAATTAAGGAGGACTTGGCATAGCCACGGCAGAATCATGGCGTTCGCTGGGCTCAAGAAACAAATTAACAAGGCTAATCAGGTGAGTTTATAGACGAATTCGTAATACCCTTGAAATGGATTCGCCATAACGAACTCGGAACAGATCTGCTCCATAATTCCCAGCTGAATCAATTTCAACATCTGGTTCATATCTTTTGTATTGAATTGCATTATAcgcatgtataaatatagatccggtattgtacatacatattcttGCATAAATCCGGCAATCGATTAACGTTACTCACGGTCTAATTAATATTCCGCGGCttactaatttatttataaacttcCACGCGAGTATACTAATTGACTTTTTCAGCTAActcgaaattttctccaacTCTTGATCGCGATTCATTCATTACACCTCGTGCCCACTCGCTGCTTACATAACTTATCACCTGATTATAACTTACACCAACGACCAGGAAGCACGTTTTCTCGTTAACCTTCTGGATTTTACTCGAGATTAAACCACGCGTATTGTTGCTAAGAACACGTCGCACTGTCATACCTGCAGAATGTTGGCACGTGTTTTTGCTGAAGTCACGACATTAGCAGCCTCAGAAGTTTGCCATGAGCAaagcagaatttaaaaaatgctgactatgttcggaaattcacatttTCTACATCTACTTCTTGCAATTTTAAACCTCTTTGTATAACCAAGAAGtgatgaggctgaagttagtaacgttagcgTAACGAAACTTCagggaaaaaatcattattgaaaaattttaggattACTTTCAAGAAGTCAAGCTCTTCAACATAAGAGTATGCTTCTTTTATCGAGATTTACTAAATTtcctaaacatgcatcgttataataacgttactaatttcaCCCTCATCAGAAGTTTACCGTAATTCATGCAGTTTCagatttcactttcattttccATCGTTACTTGAAAACAATCAACCCCCTAGTAATTTCTTAtcataatttaatatatagGCTTTAGTGAAGCGCTTAGGTTTCATTCCAAACAGCATCTCTTGAAACTCGTTACTTTGATATTCTTATACAAGAACTTCGGTTCTTcgttgtattttatttataacctTACTTCCATTATAATAACCTATGTAATAATTGCATTTGTCTGATCGAGTCCAATAAAACGTTATTATTTTGGTTACACAcataaaataagtaaaaaaagatgCGTGACATTCAGAAAGGCTAAGCTTGCGAAAGCTGGGTTCGGCGAATTATTGTTAGCAAACGTAATCCTCCTCGAATGAAGTTCCGATCGCGGATACAACTTCACTTGAAGTATTTCTCGGGATCTGAAAGCATGGtccaaatttcatcattttctgcaAGATTTTAATACGAATAATCAGCAAATTCAAAATGTGCATTACACCTATAATATAAGCTGTAATAACATCCAACCGCGATCAGTAGCCAACAATAATGAAATCCATAAAataatctcttttttttttaaacgtgacCATATCGCAACCTTGTTGTTTGAAGAAAACAGACGCTACGTTTATTTCACCATATTTCTGTCAGCGTTTATGCTGCGTTAACTCTGCTTTGcttatttgttttcaattttttaattcacttgAATTGCAATTCTTCACGTTAAAAGTAACTCATGGAATTCTCCGCaaggatttatttttcaaagcacCTTCAACATTATCCAGACATTGAATTTCCATTCAATTATCCAACTTTACGAAACTAGTTGGTAATTGATTTTTAGTTATGACTTGTATAGGCTCGTCGTCACAACCACCATATGATTATACAACTTTTCCCTAACAATCGTCCTATCGACGttcgttattattacaaaCACAATTAATGGTACAAACAAATATTCCCCCATTGAAAATGTCATTTAATCAGCGAATGGGTATGACGTCATCATGAATATGATGTTTTCCTTAATAAAACCACGTAATACTTGACACATCGGCGATTAGTTACATTTACTGTGTGTCTTACTCCAGCGCACGAAAAGctagttttataaaattatgtttAGTATCGGTCTGAACCGAGATGCGGAATGATGTAGGTACAGTGAATTAGTAGTGATATATACCTAGATATTTCCCCTTCCGTGAATTCCACCCGGAGGAAAATGCCCAACTGACTCAATTCTAATCGAACAACGAATATCCGCCTGGCTGGTTTCAACCCCTTCAAGTATCCGCgaattcgatttattttctGGGATGCGATAAGACTAGGGTTCCGCCGACCCTCGCAGCTGCTCATTTGCACTTAACCCTGTAGCAGGCAGCATCAAGAACAATTAAATTCAACCGAGACGTTCGCtcgatgatttttattttcttcatcctTTCCATGCTGATTGAAATGCGATATTCGTAttgttattttcatatgaattgTCTATAACTTGATGTCGGATTTAACGATGATGCGTAAAAAGTTTACTCAGGTTAGAAGAAAGAATTTGTCAAAATATCAGCGTTTTACGTTACGTGGAAGATCGCGGTCAGTTGATCTTTcacttttatacattttttaaaatttattaagtATCGTggataaattgttttttttttattgcttacaTCAATTGTAATAACGATTTACGTCACAAGGAAGACCCGCACTTGTAATATCAAGTCTCCAATTAATGTTTGAGAAGTTTatcttgacgattttttcattattaattaaatatctCAAAAcagttataattttatatgaacttttaatttaAGAGAGTAAGATTCCTGGATGATATATACTTGTATTACCGATCGTGATCTTTTGGTTAAACATAAACgtcaggaaagaaaaaataattgaaatgttACGAAGCGTTTCTtcacaaattaaaaataaaaaaatgtgaaaaaagggaaaaatcaTCTTCCACGTAACGTAGAACGCTCATCTTTTTACAGAATCATTCTTTTAACCTAGAAAAACTTTTCAGGTGGTGACATGAtggaaaatcgtaaattaCTTGTATCCGAAACACcaaaatatgtatatctgGGTCAAATTTACTCCGGAGTGACCTTTACCAAGGCACGGTTTTCCACGGTGGAAATACCTTATCTGGGTCATTCGGTGATGGGATATGGGTCATGGTCGCGGGGGCGGGGGCGGAAACGGGACAGAATTGCGCTTCTGCGTGTTATAGAGGAGGGTGCTTTGCTCTGCCTCTGCACGGCTGTAAGAGCTGTGCCGCGGTTATAATATTCGCGCCCACGCCAATCCCTGCAGAAATTTGCAATCGTTATTGTAGGTACCTAGGGCTTAagcttatgtatgtatgtatatacacgtattcCCCGCATTTCGAtaccccctcctcccccccatAATCTTTATCCCTCGTTgctctttttcatcttctcgtgaatttttgtaattaccACTAACGAGGCTTTGGTGATGATATCTCGTGTCGAGTAgcgattgtaaaaaaatatcgaagagaAACCGAATAAAAGGAGAGcgcaaaaatgtttgaaaaaaatagtaacacTGAATTTGCACGAATTCTAATTTGTATAATCCTATTTGTATGTGGTATATACCTGTTTATTCATGGAACATGCAACCGAGGTATAACGTGTAGGTACGTGACTAATGGCGTCGAGTTCGTTACAGGGGGTTGCGACTTGTTCTGTAATATCGCTCTGCTCTAAAACGGTGACGTTGGCTCGTTTCCATTTCTCTCTTACTAtcgtttcttctctcttttacgATACTGGCTCCCTTGTTTTTTGCCACTTATTATCGACTTCTTCATCacgcaattatttttatcgaacGCGATTCTTGCGCCGAACAATTTTATACAGGAGGATTAAACCTCGCGGGAGTTTTgatatttaatcaatttttataccattTATTTGTTGTTCCATTGTTTGTTCAGTCAGCAATGTAATACTCAGTTTATTACTGCATCGTGTTTTATTTCCACACTCCCCGTCTCTCGTTTCAATCGTTGACCGGCACTGCCATTAGCGCAATTACAACACGCGACATTGTACACTGCAATTTACACCCTAGTGCTGTATACGATCCGTGTATTTTCCGACTGGCGAGCATTCGAATAGCAGACGAAGGGTTTAATAACAGAGAGGAGAAAATGAGGCTAAAACTTCGGGCGAATTTCTGtcgtataattaatttaccTTGTTTTTCTTAACGTTCGTTTTTCCCCCTTTCCTGTTTCAAGCCAAAGCTCGTTGCCAGATGACTAACGATCTTTGTCATgctttatgtataatttatttcaaagctATCGCCCTCCAAGACTGCGGGGGTATAgagtttacattttattttacctttgTCAAGGGAGAACGTCGCCGCaaatttcttaaattctaTCCTCAAAGAGAATGTTCTCAACAGCTCGACTATGTACTTTGGACTTTTTATGAGCACTAGTACTTAAAAGTCGACTTTTAAGCACTGGTGCTTATAAAAACTAAACAATATTCTCGTTTTTGAGAGGAGGTAGCACAGAAATTAGGGACTTTTTGACTCGTGTGCGGCACTTTACACTTGTTAAGAAATCCCTATTTTATGCGCAATTACCACGAAAATAATTAGTATATTGTATGATTGCTTGCGTAATACTAATTCTTTAACTAAGAACATGCAAAACGATTTTTCTTAGGGTGAATCGACCCGAGTATAATCTGAATCAAATGTtagaaaacgaggaaaaatggTAACAAAAGCTCCTGCGATTTCGTTTGCGTCGATGATGCTAAACtagaataaaatatcatataataaATCTGATCAAATTCGAATAACGCATGCTTCGAGATATCAACGatttgagaaaaggttttatGTTTAGAACTTTCGTAATGATTAtaccctgattttttttttatgatactctaatatttttggattgatttttttcaccatagaGATCTTCAGAGATAGTCTAaaacatattatacaaataatgaTCTCCGGAgcgtataaaaataacaaatttttctaagtACGGTGGAACAAATGTAATATGAGATTTGTTAAACGTTTTTTAGACAATTTGTGGTGATTTGGtaagtaagaaaaatgattaaaaaacattaaaatcgGATCAAAAACACCTACAAGCccttttctcaaattgcttatatacatatatcttaaCTCGCGCCATTACAATTTTTAGAGATgttgttattgaaaaagagCGCGTTATTAATcaacaaaaagaaatagacAACCGTCGTCATTACTGATCATTATAAACCCAAGAAACGGGAGTGTCCATGGCCAAACTCCACGGTCTAACTCTTGGTCTAACTTGTTATAACTTGGACTAACTACACGGTCTAACTCTTCATAGGTATATCCATACAGGGGCAAAGTTTTTGCGTTCGATAAA from Diprion similis isolate iyDipSimi1 chromosome 12, iyDipSimi1.1, whole genome shotgun sequence encodes the following:
- the LOC124413039 gene encoding uroporphyrinogen-III synthase-like yields the protein MSVARSKVLLCKAKAQGESAEGEKSYATVLESAGFSCTQLSVLRFEFSNLEELRVLLVQNLHSGLILTSPRSAEAVKLSLEQGEAGSESIFSNIWKNLPIYCVGAATEQVARNILGLQSCCGSETGNAEELAKFIINEMQSARNNAEVRPLLYPCSAIARDTITTTLEAARIPLQKLTVYKTLPSKTLETDLSDIFGHSLPEYLVFFSPSAVRYVTNVIKRNRQEKSMEEIKFVAIGPVTEQALVDAGLKVSATSRQPDPVALSNALRNMLVTS